Proteins from one Trichoplusia ni isolate ovarian cell line Hi5 chromosome 9, tn1, whole genome shotgun sequence genomic window:
- the LOC113497810 gene encoding 28S ribosomal protein S21, mitochondrial, with amino-acid sequence MFLTLRLLSNRHPSFIARTVFVKNNNVDDACRLVNRILGKEGILEQFRLTRYYEKPFQTRRRVNHEKCKAIYNEDMERKIQFVLRKNRHDPFPGCS; translated from the exons ATGTTTCTAACACTAAGGTTGTTATCGAATCGACACCCTTCATTTATTGCGCGCACGGTGTTTGTAAAGAACAACAATGTAGATGACGCATGTCGCCTGGTCAACAGGATCCTCGGTAAAGAAGGCATTTTGGAGCAGTTTAGGTTAACCAGATACTATGAGAAACCATTCCAG ACAAGGCGCCGAGTTAACCATGAAAAATGCAAGGCAATCTACAATGAGGACATGGAAAGAAAGATTCAGTTTGTACTCCGAAAAAACAGACATGACCCTTTCCCAGGGTGTTCTTGA
- the LOC113497808 gene encoding out at first protein, whose amino-acid sequence MGLVIILKLILLYLLIKPTNLQLLINVRNQGGDVMQENITANVSEDTITLEFVRLDGVFVSQLVDFTNEVEAMKVIIPGEEELGQTGHQTLCFLTHAAQADFIAPDAMAKLRQKNPGTIRVAEEDKGWRQTTVTAWAGRATRLLSPPAARHCAAAKDRVYLRSADLTRWAPRPGMEQSSYTTAVTPFPEHALSSDVVNGKSPVGTCALETDHTKECICHMEVCVNWYPCGLKYCKGKPQGGLSYRCGIKTCHRCYRYHFYVRRRDACLSYT is encoded by the exons ATGGGACTagtaataatattgaaactaattttGCTGTATTTATTAATCAAGCCAACAAATTTACAACTTCTCATAAATGTGAGAAACCAG GGTGGCGATGTTATGCAGGAGAACATAACGGCGAACGTGTCGGAGGACACTATCACCCTGGAGTTCGTGCGGCTCGACGGCGTATTCGTATCGCAGCTCGTGGATTTCACCAAT GAGGTTGAAGCAATGAAGGTTATTATCCCAGGAGAAGAGGAGCTAGGCCAGACTGGGCATCAAACATTGTGCTTCCTCACACATGCAGCCCAAGCTGACTTCATAGCTCCAGACGCCATGGCTAAATTGAGACAG AAAAATCCTGGAACAATTCGTGTAGCGGAAGAAGACAAGGGCTGGAGGCAAACAACAGTCACAGCTTGGGCAGGGCGTGCTACACGCTTGCTATCTCCACCGGCGGCGAGGCATTGCGCCGCCGCGAAAGACCGAGTGTATTTACGATCAGCAGACCTTACTCGCTGGGCCCCACGACCTG GTATGGAACAATCATCATACACTACAGCAGTAACACCATTCCCTGAGCATGCCCTATCATCTGATGTGGTTAATGGGAAGTCTCCAGTTGGCACATGTGCTTTAGAAACTGATCACACTAAGGAGTGTATTTGTCACATGGAG GTGTGTGTCAACTGGTATCCATGTGGCCTTAAGTACTGCAAGGGTAAGCCACAAGGTGGTTTGAGCTACAGGTGTGGCATAAAGACATGTCACCGGTGCTACCGTTACCACTTCTACGTGCGGCGGCGCGACGCCTGCCTCAGCTACACGTGA
- the LOC113497806 gene encoding WD repeat-containing protein 26 yields the protein MHQPCANGAPPPHHVNGDAAPRNGDLQPPGLRMTQTDQEIVRLIGQHLLSIGLERSAALLMEESGLHLEHPAAATFRQHVLAGDWVKADHDLRALHDLLRDSPHVDPHNLAEMKFVVLEQKYLEHLEAGRVLDALHVLRNELTPLQYDTPRVHRLSALMMCADAGELQARAHWPGSGALSRAAVLARVQAVLPPALMMAPGRLRALLAQAAQQQAARCRFHAAPRPAPALDAIPFTLLADHHCSADHFPIHSLQVLNEHCDEVWYCKWSPDGLRLASGSKDNTVMIWDFDPVAKRLSFRKSLEGHTYGVSYLSWSPDGRYLIAAGPEDCPDLWIWNMETEQLHLKMTHSQEDSLTAVAWHASGDKFVCGGARGQFYHCSIDGTLINSWDGVRVNALCCRADGRAVLAADTHHRVRAYDFTDLTDRNLIQEEHAVMAMTLNAADSLLLLNVANQGVHLWDIRARALVRRFRGLSQGHFTIHACFGGAHQDFIASGSEDNKVYIWHMNGEEPIAVVSGHTRCVNCVAWNPTHHDVLVSASDDYSLRLWGPRTHQS from the exons ATGCACCAGCCCTGCGCCAacggcgcgccgccgccgcaccaTGTCAACGGCGACGCCGCGCCGCGCAACGGCGACCTGCAGCCGCCCGGCCTGCGCATGACCCAGACCGACCAGGAGATCGTGCGCCTCATCGGCCAGCACCTCCTCTCTATCGGACTCGA GCGCAGCGCGGCGCTGCTGATGGAGGAGTCAGGGCTGCACCTGGAGCACCCGGCGGCCGCCACGTTCCGCCAGCACGTGCTGGCCGGCGACTGGGTCAAGGCCGACCACGACCTGCGCGCGCTGCACGACCTGCTGCGCGACTCGCCGCACGTCGACCCGCACAACCTCGCC GAGATGAAGTTCGTGGTGCTGGAGCAGAAGTACCTGGAGCACCTGGAGGCGGGGCGCGTGCTGGACGCGCTGCACGTGCTGCGCAACGAGCTGACGCCGCTGCAGTACGACACGCCGCGCGTGCACCGGCTGTCGGCGCTCATGATGTGCGCGGACGCGGGCGAGCTGCAGGCGCGCGCGCACTGGCCGGGCTCGGGCGCGCTGTCCCGCGCCGCCGTGCTGGCGCGCGTGCAGGCCGTGCTGCCGCCCGCGCTCATGATGGCGCCGGGCCGCctgcgcgcgctgctggcgcaGGCCGCGCAGCAGCAGGCCGCGCGCTGCCGCTTccacgccgcgccgcgccccgcgcccgcgctcGACGCCATCCCCTTCACGCTGCTGGCCGACCACCACTGCTCCGCCGACCACTTCCCCATCCACTCGCTGCAGGTGCTCAACGAGCACTGCGACGAGGTCTGGTACTGCAAGTGGTCGCCCGACGGCCTGCGCCTCGCCTCCGGCTCCAAGGACAACACCGTCATGATCTGGGACTTCGATCCCGTGGCCAAGCGCCTCTCCTTCAG AAAGTCTCTGGAAGGGCACACGTACGGCGTGTCGTACTTATCGTGGAGCCCCGACGGCCGTTATCTCATCGCCGCCGGCCCTGAAGACTGCCCCGACCTCTGGATATGGAATATGGAG ACGGAGCAGCTGCACCTGAAGATGACGCACTCGCAGGAGGACTCGCTGACGGCGGTGGCCTGGCACGCCAGCGGGGACAAGTTCGTgtgcggcggcgcgcgcgggcaGTTCTACCACTGCAGCATCGAC GGCACGCTGATCAACAGCTGGGACGGCGTGCGGGTGAACGCGCTGTGCTGCCGCGCGGACGGCCGCGCAGTGCTGGCCGCCGACACGCACCACCGCGTGCGGGCCTACGACTTCACCGACCTCACCGACCGCAACCT CATCCAGGAGGAGCACGCGGTGATGGCGATGACCTTGAATGCGGCGGACTCGCTGCTGCTGCTCAACGTGGCGAACCAGGGCGTGCACCTCTGGGATATAC GTGCACGTGCACTGGTGCGGCGGTTCCGCGGGCTCAGTCAGGGCCACTTCACCATCCACGCCTGCTTCGGCGGCGCTCATCAAGACTTTATCGCTTCGGGAAGTGAGGACAATAAA GTGTACATCTGGCACATGAACGGCGAGGAGCCGATCGCGGTGGTGTCGGGGCACACGCGCTGCGTGAACTGCGTGGCCTGGAACCCCACGCACCACGACGTGCTGGTGTCCGCGTCCGACGACTACTCGCTGCGCCTGTGGGGCCCGCGCACGCACCAGTCCTAG